In Klebsiella aerogenes, the DNA window GCCGTAGAAGCGGTAGGAAGTGGTGGTTAATTCCGGCGTTTTGGTATCGTCGTGCTCCGCCGGATGTACGGTCTCAGAGGCTACTGCAGGGGCGCAAAAAGCCAGGGCAACGAGTGCCCCGTATAAGTAATGGTGATTTTTCATTATTTTTTTAAAGGTTGTTTAAGAGGTATGGGAAGCCGGAGCCGCTTCAATTCGTTGTTCTTCCTGGGTTAATCCTTTGACGTATTTGCTGTATTTCCACCACGCGAAGCCAAGGAAAATCACAATCCCGCCGACGTTATAGAAAATAATGGTCAGGATGTTGCCGCCGGTCGGGAAGGTTGAGGCGACGAAGCCGATGGCGAACATCACAATCAGCATCGAGACCACCACGATGCCGGTGGTGCGTGAGCCCATACGGAAATCGCGCGGCAGATGGTCGAGCTTACGACGCAGGTTGAGGTAGGCCAGCATGATAAACAGCGGCGGCAGCATCGAGGCGGCGGCGGTCATATTGATGATGGTGTTCATCAGATCCTGCACGGTATTGGATCCCAGCGTCGGGATGATCATCAGCGGAATAACGATCAGATACTGGATCCAGGCCGCGCGTGCCGGTACGCCGTTTTCGTTGAGCTCAACGGTCTTTTTACCAAAGATGCCGGACGGAATTTCCGAGAAGAAAATTTTGACTGGCGTGGCGGTCCACATCAGCAGCGAACCGAACATGGCGGTAAACGACACGAGGCCGACGAAGCGGTTCATCAGGATTTCCGGCAGGCCAAAGTAAGCCGCCAGGCCGTGGAACACCTGCACCGAACCGCCGGTAAATTTCAGTTCTTTGCTGCTCACGAAGACGTTGATCAGCATCGAGGAGATCGAATACAGCACGCCGATGAAGATCCCGGCGAGGATGATCACTTTGACGAAGGATTTGGAGCCGCCTTTTACATCGTTGACGTAGACCGCCACCGATTCCGCGCCGCCCGCCGCCATAAAGATCCACGTGGTAATGCCGAGGAATGCCCAGTTGAAGTTAGGGATCATCGCATCGACGGTGATCGGATCGGCTGGCTGTATACCGCCGACCAGTGCGGTACCGGCCAGCAAAATATAGGAGAGCGTCAGTAACAGCATCAGCGATGAAGTGACGGAGGTAATCGGCCCCAGCATTTTCGCGCCGTTGGTCGAGATCCAGGTGGAGAAGGCGAACAGCGCCATGCTCAGCACCGTGGTGGCGAACGGCGTCAGGATGTATTCGCGCGTAAGAGGCATAGGCGATCACGCGCGGCAGCAGCGAGGTAAAGAAAAACAGGTTAACGAACCAGTAGGTATAGGCGGTGATAAACGCCCAGCGGCCGCCAAGCGAACTCTTTACCCAGGCGTAAACCCCGGCTTCGGAGTTTTTATTCAGCGACACGAACTCGGCGATAATCAGGCAAAACGGAATGAAGTAGAACAGGGTGGCCAGGAAGAACATCGGCGCCGAGGCCAGCCCCAGCTCGATATTGTTGTTGATGACGTTATTGAAACTGTAAACGGCGGCGAAGGTCAGCGATAACAGGCCAAACTTGCCGATGGTATTACGTTTAGTATCAGACATAACACATCTCCACACATTGTCCTTCAGAGGGTGGCTGAAGGGGGTTGTGTTGTTTGTAGGGTAGAGGTAGTTAATGATTGATGTCGATTTTAGTAAAACTTTTAGTAAATAGAAGTAAAGAAACTGAATTGCTTTAACTCGATCACGAAAATGGTTGAGCAATACGTAATCAGGAAGGGGTAAAAAAATCCCGCCAGCCATAAAGTTGCTGACGGGATGACAGGAAAGTTATTTGCTGCTGGTGGTGGCGGCGCTGATTGACGCTGTGGCATGCAGACGTTTCTGCTTTTTCTCAAAACGAGTGATCCACCACCACGCCAGACCGGAGAAGACGGCGGTCATAAAGACGTTGATAAAGAAGGCATTAACCAGATCCACGCCCGGTGGGAAGGCGGAGGCGGTCATGCTGATGACGAAAATCACCATCAGCATCGACACCACGCTCATGCCTACTTTTTTCGACCCCATACGGAAGTCGCGCGGCGTGTCATCGTGCTTCCAGCGGAAGACGAAATAGGCAGCCATGATGAACAGCGGCGGCAGCATGGCGGTACCGGCGGTGAGGTTGATGGCGGTGTTCATCATCTGCTGCACGCTGGCGGAGCCGAAGCCGTTGACGATAAGCATCAGGAAGACGAACAGAAACTGCCACCAGGCGGCGCGTACCGGTACGCCATGGGCGTTCAGTTCGGTGGTTTTCTGGCCGTAAATGCCTTTCGGGATTTCCGAGAAGTGAATTTTGACCGGCGCGGCGGTCCACATCATCATGCTGCCGAAGATGGCGATAAACAGAATGATGCCGACAAAGCGGCCCATCAGCGCTTCGGAAATATGGAAATACGCGCCGAGACCGGTGAAGATCTCCACCATCCCGCCAGCGTAGGTCAGGTTTTCACGGGCAACAAAGACGTTAACCAACAGCGATCCTAAGGCGTACATGCCGCCAATCAACACCCCGGCGGTAATGATGACTTTAATAAAGGATTTCTGTCCGCCCTTGGTGTCGTTGAGGTAGGCAGCGACGGTCTCCGCGCCGCCTGCGGCCTGGAAGATCCAGCACATGATGCCAAGCGTTGCCCAGTTGATGGTCGGCTCCATCGCCGCCAGGGTAATCGGCTGCGCCGGTACGTGGCCGGAGCCGAGCGCGGTCAGGGCGCCGACGACATAAATGGCGAACAGCGCGAACACGCCGTAGGCCACGCATTCGGAAATCTTGCCCAGCCAGGTCGCGCCCTTAGTGGAGATGTGGGTGGCCATGGCGAACAGCACGATGGAAATCAGCGAGGTGACCATCGGCGAGAAGGGGATCGCGTAGCCGGTAATCGCATAAGAGGCGTAGGCGACGACGTTCGGCAGCAGCGAAAGGAAAAAGAACAGGTTCACGAACCAGTAGAGGAACGAGCCGAGATAGGCGGCGCGGGTGCCCAGCGGTTGCTTCAGCCACGCATACATGCCGGATTCGGAATGTTTATTCGCTGAGACGAACTCGGCGATGATAAACACGAACGGGATAAAGTAAACCACGGTGGCGAATAAGAAGATAGGCGCCGAGCTGAGCCCTAACTCAATGTTGTTATTCACAATATTTCGCACGTTAAAGACGGCGGTAAAGGCCATCGACAGCAGGGCGAATTTGCCGATTTTGGCGCGTACAGATTCGGACATACG includes these proteins:
- a CDS encoding amino acid permease; this translates as MSESVRAKIGKFALLSMAFTAVFNVRNIVNNNIELGLSSAPIFLFATVVYFIPFVFIIAEFVSANKHSESGMYAWLKQPLGTRAAYLGSFLYWFVNLFFFLSLLPNVVAYASYAITGYAIPFSPMVTSLISIVLFAMATHISTKGATWLGKISECVAYGVFALFAIYVVGALTALGSGHVPAQPITLAAMEPTINWATLGIMCWIFQAAGGAETVAAYLNDTKGGQKSFIKVIITAGVLIGGMYALGSLLVNVFVARENLTYAGGMVEIFTGLGAYFHISEALMGRFVGIILFIAIFGSMMMWTAAPVKIHFSEIPKGIYGQKTTELNAHGVPVRAAWWQFLFVFLMLIVNGFGSASVQQMMNTAINLTAGTAMLPPLFIMAAYFVFRWKHDDTPRDFRMGSKKVGMSVVSMLMVIFVISMTASAFPPGVDLVNAFFINVFMTAVFSGLAWWWITRFEKKQKRLHATASISAATTSSK